The genomic region TCGGCCGGCGAGCAGCACGACACCCATCACCACCAGAGCGCCGGTCATCGCGGCGGCGGTAGTCCCCCAGCGCCCGAACACGCCGAATGTGGAGACGAAGGCGACCGCGGCATTTCCGGTGCCGAGCACCGACACCGCCACTCCGAGGCCGGCTCCCGAGGAGACACCCAAGATGTACGGGTCGGCCAGCGGGTTGGCGAACAACGTCTGCATGACGAGGCCGACCACCGCGAGCCCGGCCCCCGCCAGCACCCCGGTGAGGGCACGCGGCAGGTGGAACTGCTCGATCAAGCCCCGCGCCGGGTCGTCAGCAGGCAGCGATCCGGTCAACCATCGCAGGACGTCCCGCACCGGTACCGTCTCAGAACCGACCACCAGCGCCGTCCCCAGCACCAGTACCAGCAGGACGGTCACCGCGGCGAATGCGATCACCGTCCGGCGGCGTCGGTGGACGGCCAGCACGCTCAGCTCGCGCGGCTCCCCGTCCACCGCGCCGACGGTCGTCATGACAGGAGTCAGCTCAGCCGCTGGTAGAAGGTGAAGGTGTGCTCCGGCAGCAGATCCGGGTGCACGATCGCGATCAGGTCCGCCAGCGCGAGGTCGACGCGCAGCCCGCCGAGCTCGTAGTAGGGATTGCCACCGGCAGCGGTCACGCCCTTGATCGGGTTCCACACCTGGTGGGTGCTGAAGGCCGCGAACCGGGCGAACCGGGGATCCTCCTTCAGCGCATCGCTCTCGCTGGTCCACGTGGTCGAGGCGATCCACACCGGCGCCTTCGCGGAGGTCGCGAAGACCTTCTCGAAAGACGTCTTGACGCTGCCGGTGACCCCGTCCTGGGAGTTGGCGGTGCGGGCGCCCGCGTCGGCCAACAGCTGCTGCTTGTTGGACTTGCCGCCCGGCACGTACCACTCACCCTGGTAGGGCTGGTTCGGAACGACGAGCACCTTGTCCGCGGACTTCGTCAGCGCGACCAGCCGTTGGTACTCGGCGGCGATGGCGTCGAACTCGGCAGTGGCAGCGGATTCGGTGCCGGTCAGTGCGCCGAAGAACTTGATCCACTCTGCCTGGCCCAGCGGGGTCAACTCCTGCGCATCCAGGTCCTGCAGGACCGGGATGCCGGCCCCCTCCAGCTTGCCGTCGGCCGCGTCGGCGAAGCCGCCACCGATCAGCACCTGCGGCTTGCCGGTGATGACGGTCTCGGCGTCGATGGTTCCGGTGGGCGCGAACTCCACCGGCTTGTTCTTCGAGAAGTACTGCAGCACAGCGGGTTCGGACACGAATGCTGCCGACGAAACGCCGCCGACGGTGTTCAGCCTGTCGAGTGCGACGAGGCTGGGCAGGTGGGTGGTGGAGGCAGAGTAGAGCTTCGTCACCGGGGTGGTGACGAGCTGCGCGTCGGCGAGATCGCCGCTCAGCGCGGGCTTCGGAGCCCCGCAGCGCACCAGGACATACGTCTCGGCCGTGCCACCGGGCGGCGTGACGGTCAGTACCTGGAACGACTTGCGGTAGCTGATCTGCAGGGCGCTGGAGTACTCGATGCTGAGCTTGGTGGGGAAGTAGTCGGTCGCTGCGTCGTAGTGCTCGATGCAGCCCTTCGCATCGAGACCCGGCACTGCCGAGCCGTTGCTGGATGGGCTGGTGCTCGACGAAGACGGGCTCGACGAAACCGGGCTCGAAGCTGCGCTGCTGCTCGGTGCGGACGAGACCGCGCTCGACGAGACGGCACTCGAGGCCGCGCTGCTGCTCGGTGCGGACGAGACGGCACTCGAGGCTGCGCTGCTGCTGGGAGCGGCTGGGGAACTGCTGCACCCGGCGAGCACCAGCGCCGCGGACACCAGCGCGAGGCCGGGCACGACGAGGCGCCGGCGGCGGCGGGACGGGGTCGGTGGATGGGCGCGGTCGAGGGGGCTGCTGGTCACGGGTAGGACTCCTGGGGCTGCGCTCCGGGGGTTCGGATCCAGCAGGCGCGGGCACACGACCGGACGCCCACGGTCGTCCCTCGCGACCCCGAACGAGCGGTGCCGGTGGCACCGCACCGAAGGCAGGTCTTCGGACTCCCGGGCGGGCGACGACATGCCGTCGCTGTCCTACTGCCGTCGCTTCCCAGGCCGTGCAGCCCAGTGCTTCTGAGACGGGTTCGTTCCCGGTCACCGCTGCGGGGCAGTCCCGGATTCGCACCGGGTTCCCTGTTGTCCCGCCACACGTGGCGGACCTCCAGCACGCTCACCCTACCGCCGCGGTGATCGGCGTCAGCGCCACCCGACGAACAGCGCGATGGTGGGGACGGCGAGCAGCAGGAGTGCTGCGACGACGACGAGCAGCGATCCCCATCGCGGCAGTGGGTGCGGGGGTTGCAGTCGACGCACCCGCGCCGCGACGGTCGAGTCGGCACCGGCCGTCCAGGCGGCACTCGACCCCGGATCGCCGAGCTGGACGTTCTTCGTCGGGTCGCCGGAATCGGCCAGCACCACGGCGGCGATGGCCGACGCCACGGTCTGCGGACCGACGGTCCTGGCCGCCAGGTCGTCGGCCTGCATCTCCACCAACGCACGCACAGCGACCCTGGCAGCACGCATTCCCGGCACCGGCAGGGCCGTCGCCCAGGCCTGGAACGGAACCAGCAGCAGGTCGTGCCGCACGCTCAGGTGGGCTCGCTCGTGCGCGAGCACGGCCAGCAGCTGCCGATCCGTGAGCAGATCCATCAGTCCGGCAGTGAGCACCAGCCGACTGCGCCGCCCCGGCACGGTCCAGGCCAGCGGTGCCTGCTCGTCCAGCACCCTGACCGCGGCGTCCTGCGCGCCACTCGGACCGGAAATCAGATCCAGCACCGCGCGATGCTGTCGGCGTCGGCGTTGCGCGCGCACGATCGTCACGAGCAGCACCGTCAGCAGGTGGCCGGCGAACGCCACAGCCATCACGAACAACACGATGCGCGCGCCGTCCAGACCGCGAAAACCGTTACCTGTCAACAGGTTCCGCACCCCGGTGGCGAACGCTGGTGGCAGCTGCCGGCCCAGCGGTTCGGTTGCCATCACCAGCGCGGCACCGGTGAGCGACAGACCAGCACACAGACACACCGCCTGCCACAGCAGCAGCGCCGCCGTCGGCGCCCGACTCACCCAGCGTGCCCGGGCGAGCAGGATGCTGCCCGGAGCCGCCGCCGCCACGCCCGCAACCGCAAGCGCGGTCGCGAGAACGGGTGCGGGCAGCGAACTCATCCGCTCATCTTCACCTGCGGTCGAGGAGATGAATGCCCGACGAGCCCGACGGATCCCGCCGGCGCAACCACCGACCCGGCCGGTTCAGCGCTCGTCGAGCGCGCGGCGCAACGCCGCCAGGTCGGTATCGGAGACCGTCCCGACGAAATGCACCAGCGCATCCTGGCGATCACCTGCGTCTTGGAGGACCTGGTGCATCAGCTGGGCCGAGTGCTCGGCGCGGGTGGCTGTGGCGCGGTAGGTGTGGGCGCGACCGTCGCGGGACCTCGTCACCAGACCCTTGTCCTCGAGCCGGGTCAACACGGTCAACACGGTCGTGAGCGCCAGACCACGATCGGCGAGTGCGTCGGCAACCGCACGAGCGGTGACATCGCCGCGGGCGTCCCAGAGCACGTCGATCACCGCACGCTCGAGTTCACCGCGTCGCGTCATGGTCCACCTTTCGTCCGACTCCTGGAGATTCTACCAACCGTAGAACAGAGTCGGATCGCGTGTTCGCCCAGCGCGAAGACGGGGCGCATCCAGGGGTCGACGTGGTTGCACCTGGCAGGATGGAGCAATCGGGTCACCACTCGGTATCGAAGCTCTACCAGGACCAGTCGAGCCTGCAGCTGTTGGATCACGGATCGGGAACACTCCGGCGCGCAGTGCGTCGCAGGACCAGATCTCGGGCACTGTGGGATCAGCAGGACCGAATGGTGAGGCGGAACGGTCGGCACGGAAGTGTCCGAGACCGCCGCGGAACCGAAGCAGTCACCGCGAGATGTAGTGACCACGAAGTGCGTGACCACCAGTGTGGTGGCCACGGATGATGGGAGGACGTCATGACCGCAACCCTCACCGCCGCGACAGCTCTCTCCGCCACCGATCGTTGTGATCGCTGCGGAGCGGCCGCCGCTGTCCGCGCCGTCCTGAACTCGGGTGGCGAGCTGCTCTTCTGCGGCCACCACGCCCAGGAGTACTCGGCCAAGCTCACCGAGCTCGACGCCCAGATGCACGACTCCCGGGCGAACTGACGTCCTGGTTCGACCGAACATCCCCCGTCCGGCGCAGGGCGATCCACGTACGTCGTGGGTCGCCCTTCGTCGTACCGGGCGCAGATTTGCGATGATGACGGGGTGACAGCGCACCGCACCCCCACCGCGACCCTCGGAGTGGAAGTCGCGCCATGACGCTGCTCACTGCGCGCCGGGTGACAGTGCGGCCCGACTTCCTCGCCGCGATGATGCTGGTGCTCGGCGGCGGAGCCGGCCTGATCAGCGTGCTGCTGCCATGGATGACGCGGCGCGAGATCGGCTCGTCGATGTCCGGCTGGACGTACGTCACCCTCGGCCTGTCCTCCGGTGCCGGCGGCGACACCGGGCAGACGGTGTCCGCCTACGGCGTGCTGGGCATCGCGGTGGCCGGCGGCGCCTGCATCCTGCTCGGCCTGTCCACCCTGCTGCCGATCACCCACCAACCGCTGGGTGCCATCTCGTTGATGCTCGGTCTCGCGGTGATCGGAGCCGTGCTCTGGTGGTCGCAGGAGAACCAACGGTCGGCCGGTGGCTTCGGCGCCCTGTTCGACCAGCTCGGACCCGGCTGGTTCGTGGCGGCCGCCGCCGGTCCGCTGATCCTCATCGGGGCGATCCGCGCGCTGTCCCGCAGCGACTGACCGCAGCGCCGCCGCACCGCAGCACCGCCGATCAGATCTGGCCGAGCAGATGATCGCGGCGACGGCTCAACACGTCGACATCGGCCGATGCCGAGGGCGGACCCGGTACCGCCCGCCGCAGCTGGGCATGGACCGCGGCATGCGGGGATCCGGTGCGCGCAGACACCCTGGACACCAGTTGGTGCACCTCCTTGCGGAGCCCCGCCGCGGCCCGCCACCCCGCGGCGGAGGCGACGAGTCCCCCTGCCACCTGCTCCTCGTCCTGCTCGTCCTGCTCGTTGCTCGAGAACAGGTCGCGCTGCCGGGCGACGTCGTCCACCCGCTTGCGCAGGCCGGCATCCCGGTGGGCCAGCAGCGAGGCCATCTGTTCGGGCGACAACAATCCCGGCAATCCCAGGAAGTCCTCGTCGTCGTCGGTGAGCTCGAGCGGTTCGGCGGTGACGGCCTGACCGGAGTGCAGCACATGCGCGAAACTCGCCTCGGAGTCGAGCGCCTCACGGTCCGGGACGGAGTCGGCTTCGTCGCCGAGCTGGATCTCCAGATCGAGCGGGTCCAGCAGCTCACCCTCACCGTCGTCGGCTTTCGGCGGCGGCTGCATGACGTAGTTGCGGTCCTCCTCGAGTTCCGCAGCGAGCGCCAGCAGCGGACGCACTGCCGGCAGGAAGACTGTCGCGGCCTCCTGCGGATTCCTGGCCCGGACCACGCGCCCGACGGCCTGGGCGAAGAACAGCGGGGTGCGGTAGCTCGTCATCCACGCCAGGCAGGCCGCCCGGGGGATGTCGACACCCTCGGAGATCATCCGCACG from Nakamurella sp. A5-74 harbors:
- a CDS encoding ABC transporter substrate-binding protein, producing MTSSPLDRAHPPTPSRRRRRLVVPGLALVSAALVLAGCSSSPAAPSSSAASSAVSSAPSSSAASSAVSSSAVSSAPSSSAASSPVSSSPSSSSTSPSSNGSAVPGLDAKGCIEHYDAATDYFPTKLSIEYSSALQISYRKSFQVLTVTPPGGTAETYVLVRCGAPKPALSGDLADAQLVTTPVTKLYSASTTHLPSLVALDRLNTVGGVSSAAFVSEPAVLQYFSKNKPVEFAPTGTIDAETVITGKPQVLIGGGFADAADGKLEGAGIPVLQDLDAQELTPLGQAEWIKFFGALTGTESAATAEFDAIAAEYQRLVALTKSADKVLVVPNQPYQGEWYVPGGKSNKQQLLADAGARTANSQDGVTGSVKTSFEKVFATSAKAPVWIASTTWTSESDALKEDPRFARFAAFSTHQVWNPIKGVTAAGGNPYYELGGLRVDLALADLIAIVHPDLLPEHTFTFYQRLS
- a CDS encoding M56 family metallopeptidase, coding for MSSLPAPVLATALAVAGVAAAAPGSILLARARWVSRAPTAALLLWQAVCLCAGLSLTGAALVMATEPLGRQLPPAFATGVRNLLTGNGFRGLDGARIVLFVMAVAFAGHLLTVLLVTIVRAQRRRRQHRAVLDLISGPSGAQDAAVRVLDEQAPLAWTVPGRRSRLVLTAGLMDLLTDRQLLAVLAHERAHLSVRHDLLLVPFQAWATALPVPGMRAARVAVRALVEMQADDLAARTVGPQTVASAIAAVVLADSGDPTKNVQLGDPGSSAAWTAGADSTVAARVRRLQPPHPLPRWGSLLVVVAALLLLAVPTIALFVGWR
- a CDS encoding BlaI/MecI/CopY family transcriptional regulator, with the translated sequence MTRRGELERAVIDVLWDARGDVTARAVADALADRGLALTTVLTVLTRLEDKGLVTRSRDGRAHTYRATATRAEHSAQLMHQVLQDAGDRQDALVHFVGTVSDTDLAALRRALDER